A genomic window from Anoplolepis gracilipes chromosome 6, ASM4749672v1, whole genome shotgun sequence includes:
- the Acf gene encoding bromodomain adjacent to zinc finger domain protein 1A isoform X2, whose protein sequence is MPLLRKQPFQRLYVSSDFRDDDEVYHCEVTNEIFKNYNEFCERIILCNSLIWSCSITGRTNMTFEEALQCEENAKKSLKEFPMELRIPILYLASKTNRSSFNEMIEDVFQFARDRYFVGEMVEASFTEDNWCDCHVLQVIVPTESQIKAYMNENGRNLQEQYYHPPAKLFRYEVEQLDSGDSDVSQLMIVEASQVRRQKQHYSRERNKIFLRQLCEQNNSGIWVVKESVLEKYGINKVRFDTIFAGTLPDFTVRVKKSVKQKQESMDKFLTSDVSKQKSFEKTDLKKVGDGKKANDTGAMKKFRKPRMNGKFKEELKAKALEEKAKRKEERALKSEHKKEKKQKLAALAAYMKQWNKPREDLECEDLCPLPEPTVIKCNIPNEKFGDFIMISEFLEFFNEELDVPVYFPGGFNFELLEKTLMTKEASGPWSDLLQLLLSNIFKYQAGEDNEIDAQASTLDDISFYEGVSPMAKAVKLATMASRWCPTYQGCKLSELTLDHITLSEILRQHLLSSGGRISEAASKWRYSQKGGYTNFDEPALLLRMNDSYILRLLGHRNVCELDLDDKIKIVTCLINQLLTFASIRDAIEERYDKLHQARRELKLFLLAEQKKEKEEKEKMREREKEGKVEEEEPKLKKITRGNYEEEKKKEEYENKLKELQQASRDDKMMLYLGSDRAHRRYWRFISISGLFVENDERWPGSCLPEGTPHHPELQDKEATYAYLKNKFEDEFSDKENSFKKSKKSPKKLLSLDKNGVKSPRKETNIRKEFKQDLTNIKKSLVLCTGDKDCPVHCKRSQVTWSFYGNQEDIQALIDNLSTRGVRESELRNNLLQEMDNLLLVINDCPKYKLNPETFSETNKGQVNKTTKKNKYENANLNFPADVVIDDVMEMTLRDHILDFEDKINAGCLGFLKIIDRAVWRNAINQKNYDKQCDKLMCAGSEIDIDISPSNTLIDKIKNESKHSRPGTPDSEVGSISIKTYRDPGMYLDLPSEDEMAIDQRQQMAIKQMACAILQLSHAIEQRYLQRPLGPDQKDKKWSGEEVRERWEQSLIASTNWSQLFVHLSTLHNSVAWDRSALNAQCRICRRRRDAENMLLCDGCNRGHHLYCLKPKLNAVPAGDWFCTGCRPPEVKLKEKAQKRKRFEDEIEDEVILTKETRHNRAKRIPHSDDENDQEDDQDDEDSEEDVSVRVENLCASCKSGGKLISCDTCPNHYHLECVEPPLTRAPRGRWSCFKCKPKRRIATKVRGRERERDKERLCAAAARSRIHGFAKSLLTTESTDWDDSSTSDDTEPRQTRRATKRAAEIEHEEDKNSVKGSMARLQELLTDIRHHRDSWPFLSPVTKDEVPDYHDIISNPMDFGTIKYKLGNGDYETLDQFFSDCQLIFENCRLYNKEHSSVYNAGTRLRKYFEKRCKELGLNFDELFQEPKIKKARFDDAEENCTSDSDGEAQKRR, encoded by the exons ATGCCGCTGCTACGCAAACAGCCGTTCCAGCGGCTCTACGTCTCCTCCGACTTTCGGGACGACGACGAGGTGTATCATTGCGAGGTTACGAACGAGATATTCAAGAACTACAA TGAATTTTGCGAGCGAATTATCTTGTGCAACTCCCTTATATGGTCGTGCAGTATCACAGGCAGAACTAATATGACGTTTGAAGAAGCTTTACAATGCGAAGAAAATGCAAAGAAGAGCTTGAAAGAGTTTCCAATGGag TTACGAATTCCTATACTATATCTTGCTAGTAAAACAAATAGATCTTCTTTTAATGAGATGATCGAAGATGTTTTCCAATTTGCAAGAGATCGTTATTTTGTGGGAGAAATGGTAGAGGCTAGCTTTACTGAAGACAATTGGTGTGATTGTCATGTTCTTCAAGTTATTGTACCTACAGAATCACAAATCAAAGCATACATGAATGAAAATGGCAg GAATCTACAAGAACAGTATTATCATCCACCGGCAAAATTATTTCGTTATGAGGTAGAACAATTAGATTCTGGAGATTCTGATGTCAGCCAACTCATGATAGTAGAAGCATCTCAAGTCAGAAGACAAAAACAACATTATAGTAGGGAGCGTAATAAGATATTCCTTCGACAACTCTGTGAACAAAATAATAGTGGTATATGGGTTGTCAAG GAAAgtgttttagaaaaatatggaatTAACAAAGTACGTTTTGATACTATTTTTGCTGGCACACTCCCAGATTTTACAGTACGTGTGAAAAAATCTGTCAAACAGAAACAAGAATCCATGGATAAATTTCTTACCTCAGATGTATCGAAACAAAAATCATTCGAAAAAACGGATCTGAAAAAAGTTGGCGATGGTAAAAAAGCAAATGACACTGGtgcaatgaaaaaatttcgaaaaccAAG AATGAATGgtaaatttaaagaagaacTTAAAGCAAAAGCTTTGGAGGAGAAAGCAAAACGTAAAGAAGAAAGAGCGCTTAAAAGTGAgcataagaaagagaaaaaacaaaagttaGCAGCTTTGGCCGCGTACATGAAGCAGTGGAACAAACCAAGAGAAGATCTCGAATGCGAGGATCTTTGTCCCCTTCCTGAACCTACTGttattaaatgtaacataccaaacgaaaaatttggagattttataatgatatcggaatttcttgaattttttaatgaagaatTAGACGTGCCAGTATATTTTCCGGGAGGCTTTAATTTCGAATTATTGgaaaaaacattaatgacCAAAGAAGCGTCTGGTCCTTGGAGTGATTTGTTACaactattattatcaaatatatttaaatatcaagcAGGAGAAGATAATGAAATTGATGCTCAAGCATCTACTTTAGATGATATTAGTTTTTATGAAGGTGTATCACCAATGGCAAAGGCTGTAAAACTTGCTACAATGGCCTCTAGATGGTGTCCAACTTATCAGGGATGCAAACTCTCAGAACTTACATTAGATCACATAACTTTGAGCGAAATTTTGAGACAACATTTATTAAGTTCTGGAGGACGTATAAGCGAAGCGGCTTCTAAATGGCGGTATTCTCAAAAGg GTGGCTATACAAATTTTGACGAACCAGCGCTTCTTTTGAGAATGAATGATAGTTACATTTTGCGATTATTAGGTCATCGAAATGTCTGCGAACTTGATTTAGATGACAAAATAAAGATTGTCACATGTCTGATTAATCAGTTGCTTACTTTTGCATCAATACGTGACGCAATTGAAGAGCGATATGATAAATTACATCAAGCAAGGAGAGAATTAAAGTTGTTTCTACTTGCTGAACAAAAAaaggagaaggaagaaaaagaaaagatgcgAGAACgcgagaaagaaggaaaagtcGAGGAAGAAGagccaaaattaaaaaagataacgcGTGGCAATTAtgaggaagaaaagaaaaaggaagaatatGAAAACAAACTGAAAGAATTGCAGCAAGCATCGAGAGACGACAAGATGATGCTTTACCTAGGTTCTGATAGAGCTCATCGAAGATATTGGagatttatatctatatcag GATTATTTGTAGAAAATGATGAACGCTGGCCTGGAAGCTGTCTTCCTGAGGGCACTCCACACCATCCAGAATTGCAAGATAAAGAGGCAACGTACgcatatctaaaaaataaatttgaggATGAGTTCAGCGACAAAGAGAACAGtttcaaaaaatcaaaaaaatcgCCTAAGAAACTTTTATCCTTGGATAAAAACGGGGTTAAGTCGCCACGCAAGGAAACAAATAttcgaaaagaatttaaacaaGATCTCACTAACATTAAAAAGAGTTTAGTGTTGTGTACAGGAGATAAAGACTGTCCTGTTCATTGTAAGAGATCGCAGGTTACCTGGAGTTTCTATGGAAATCAGGAAGATATACAAGCGTTAATAGATAATTTGAGCACTAGAGGTGTCAGGGAGAGTGAACTTAGAAATAATCTTTTGCAAGAGATGGATAATTTGCTCCTTGTTATCAACGACTGtcctaaatataaattaaatcctGAGACt TTTTCAGAGACCAATAAAGGACAAGTCAATAAGACaactaaaaagaataaatatgaaaacgcGAATTTGAATTTTCCTGCCGATGTGGTGATTGATGATGTAATGGAAATGACGTTGAGAGATCATATTTTAGACTTTGAAGACAAAATTAATGCAGGTTGTTTAGGATTTCTTAAGATTATCGATCGTGCTGTTTGGAGAAATGCAATCAATcagaaaaattatgacaaacAATGTGATAAACTAATGTGTGCCGGTAGTGAGATAGACATAGATATATCACCCTCTAATACATTGATAGACAAGATAAAGAACGAATCTAAACACAGTAGACCCGGTACTCCCGATTCCGAGGTCGGAAGTATTAGCATAAAGACTTACAGAGATCCAGGAATGTACTTAGATTTACCCAGCGAAGATGAAATGGCGATCGATCAAAGGCAACAAATGGCTATCAAGCAGATGGCTTGCGCTATTTTGCAGTTGTCCCATGCTATAGAACAGAGATACTTGCAGAGACCACTTGGGCCCGATCAGAAGGACAAGAAATGGTCGGGTGAAGAAGTTCGGGAGAGATGGGAACAGTCGTTGATAGCGTCGACCAATTGGTCTCAGTTGTTCGTTCATTTAAGTACTTTGCACAATAGTGTCGCGTGGGACAGAAGCGCGTTGAACGCCCAATGTCGTATATGTCGAAGGCGTAGAGACGCGGAGAACATGTTGCTTTGTGACGGATGCAACAGAGGACATCATCTCTATTGTCTAAAACCGAaacttaat gcTGTACCGGCAGGAGATTGGTTTTGTACAGGGTGCAGACCGCCAGAGGTAAAACTCAAGGAAAAAGCTCAAAAGCGGAAAAGATTCGAGGATGAGATCGAGGACGAAGTAATACTAACCAAAGAGACGCGACACAATCGCGCGAAGCGCATACCTCACAGCGACGATGAGAATGATCAAGAAGACGATCAAGACGACGAAGACAGCGAGGAAGATgt AAGCGTACGAGTAGAAAACTTATGTGCATCATGTAAAAGTGGTGGAAAACTGATCTCCTGCGACACATGTCCAAATCATTATCACTTAGAATGTGTAGAACCGCCACTGACGAGGGCTCCTAGGGGAAGATGGTCGTGTTTTAAATGCAAGCCTAAAAGAAGGATCGCGACAAAAG TGAGGGGGCGCGAAAGGGAAAGAGACAAGGAGAGGCTGTGCGCAGCAGCAGCACGCTCTCGCATCCATGGCTTTGCCAAGAGCCTCCTCACTACAGAATCCACAGACTGGGATG ATAGCAGTACATCGGATGATACCGAACCAAGGCAAACGCGACGTGCGACGAAAAGGGCCGCCGAAATTGAACACGAGGAAGATAAAAATTCAGTAAAGGGATCCATGGCTAGACTGCAAGAATTATTGACCGACATTAGGCATCATAGAGATTCATGGCCATTTTTGTCACCTGTCACGAAGGACGAGGTCCCAGATTATCACGATATCATTTCTAATCCGATGGATTTTGGAACGATCAAATACAAACTCGGTAATGGCGATTACGAGACGCTAGATCAATTCTTCAGTGATTGCCAGTTGATTTTTGAAAACTGCAGATTATACAACAAGGAGCATAGTTCTGTCTATAA TGCAGGTACGCGATTACGCAAGTACTTTGAAAAACGCTGCAAGGAATTAGGCTTGAATTTCGACGAACTTTTCCAAGAACCTAAGATTAAAAAGGCAAGATTTGACGATGCTGAAGAAAATTGTACATCGGATAGCGATGGGGAAGCGCAGAAGAGGagatag
- the Acf gene encoding bromodomain adjacent to zinc finger domain protein 1A isoform X3 → MPLLRKQPFQRLYVSSDFRDDDEVYHCEVTNEIFKNYNEFCERIILCNSLIWSCSITGRTNMTFEEALQCEENAKKSLKEFPMELRIPILYLASKTNRSSFNEMIEDVFQFARDRYFVGEMVEASFTEDNWCDCHVLQVIVPTESQIKAYMNENGRNLQEQYYHPPAKLFRYEVEQLDSGDSDVSQLMIVEASQVRRQKQHYSRERNKIFLRQLCEQNNSGIWVVKESVLEKYGINKVRFDTIFAGTLPDFTVRVKKSVKQKQESMDKFLTSDVSKQKSFEKTDLKKVGDGKKANDTGAMKKFRKPRMNGKFKEELKAKALEEKAKRKEERALKSEHKKEKKQKLAALAAYMKQWNKPREDLECEDLCPLPEPTVIKCNIPNEKFGDFIMISEFLEFFNEELDVPVYFPGGFNFELLEKTLMTKEASGPWSDLLQLLLSNIFKYQAGEDNEIDAQASTLDDISFYEGVSPMAKAVKLATMASRWCPTYQGCKLSELTLDHITLSEILRQHLLSSGGRISEAASKWRYSQKGGYTNFDEPALLLRMNDSYILRLLGHRNVCELDLDDKIKIVTCLINQLLTFASIRDAIEERYDKLHQARRELKLFLLAEQKKEKEEKEKMREREKEGKVEEEEPKLKKITRGNYEEEKKKEEYENKLKELQQASRDDKMMLYLGSDRAHRRYWRFISISGLFVENDERWPGSCLPEGTPHHPELQDKEATYAYLKNKFEDEFSDKENSFKKSKKSPKKLLSLDKNGVKSPRKETNIRKEFKQDLTNIKKSLVLCTGDKDCPVHCKRSQVTWSFYGNQEDIQALIDNLSTRGVRESELRNNLLQEMDNLLLVINDCPKYKLNPETFSETNKGQVNKTTKKNKYENANLNFPADVVIDDVMEMTLRDHILDFEDKINAGCLGFLKIIDRAVWRNAINQKNYDKQCDKLMCAGSEIDIDISPSNTLIDKIKNESKHSRPGTPDSEVGSISIKTYRDPGMYLDLPSEDEMAIDQRQQMAIKQMACAILQLSHAIEQRYLQRPLGPDQKDKKWSGEEVRERWEQSLIASTNWSQLFVHLSTLHNSVAWDRSALNAQCRICRRRRDAENMLLCDGCNRGHHLYCLKPKLNAVPAGDWFCTGCRPPEVKLKEKAQKRKRFEDEIEDEVILTKETRHNRAKRIPHSDDENDQEDDQDDEDSEEDVSVRVENLCASCKSGGKLISCDTCPNHYHLECVEPPLTRAPRGRWSCFKCKPKRRIATKDSSTSDDTEPRQTRRATKRAAEIEHEEDKNSVKGSMARLQELLTDIRHHRDSWPFLSPVTKDEVPDYHDIISNPMDFGTIKYKLGNGDYETLDQFFSDCQLIFENCRLYNKEHSSVYNYVYSAGTRLRKYFEKRCKELGLNFDELFQEPKIKKARFDDAEENCTSDSDGEAQKRR, encoded by the exons ATGCCGCTGCTACGCAAACAGCCGTTCCAGCGGCTCTACGTCTCCTCCGACTTTCGGGACGACGACGAGGTGTATCATTGCGAGGTTACGAACGAGATATTCAAGAACTACAA TGAATTTTGCGAGCGAATTATCTTGTGCAACTCCCTTATATGGTCGTGCAGTATCACAGGCAGAACTAATATGACGTTTGAAGAAGCTTTACAATGCGAAGAAAATGCAAAGAAGAGCTTGAAAGAGTTTCCAATGGag TTACGAATTCCTATACTATATCTTGCTAGTAAAACAAATAGATCTTCTTTTAATGAGATGATCGAAGATGTTTTCCAATTTGCAAGAGATCGTTATTTTGTGGGAGAAATGGTAGAGGCTAGCTTTACTGAAGACAATTGGTGTGATTGTCATGTTCTTCAAGTTATTGTACCTACAGAATCACAAATCAAAGCATACATGAATGAAAATGGCAg GAATCTACAAGAACAGTATTATCATCCACCGGCAAAATTATTTCGTTATGAGGTAGAACAATTAGATTCTGGAGATTCTGATGTCAGCCAACTCATGATAGTAGAAGCATCTCAAGTCAGAAGACAAAAACAACATTATAGTAGGGAGCGTAATAAGATATTCCTTCGACAACTCTGTGAACAAAATAATAGTGGTATATGGGTTGTCAAG GAAAgtgttttagaaaaatatggaatTAACAAAGTACGTTTTGATACTATTTTTGCTGGCACACTCCCAGATTTTACAGTACGTGTGAAAAAATCTGTCAAACAGAAACAAGAATCCATGGATAAATTTCTTACCTCAGATGTATCGAAACAAAAATCATTCGAAAAAACGGATCTGAAAAAAGTTGGCGATGGTAAAAAAGCAAATGACACTGGtgcaatgaaaaaatttcgaaaaccAAG AATGAATGgtaaatttaaagaagaacTTAAAGCAAAAGCTTTGGAGGAGAAAGCAAAACGTAAAGAAGAAAGAGCGCTTAAAAGTGAgcataagaaagagaaaaaacaaaagttaGCAGCTTTGGCCGCGTACATGAAGCAGTGGAACAAACCAAGAGAAGATCTCGAATGCGAGGATCTTTGTCCCCTTCCTGAACCTACTGttattaaatgtaacataccaaacgaaaaatttggagattttataatgatatcggaatttcttgaattttttaatgaagaatTAGACGTGCCAGTATATTTTCCGGGAGGCTTTAATTTCGAATTATTGgaaaaaacattaatgacCAAAGAAGCGTCTGGTCCTTGGAGTGATTTGTTACaactattattatcaaatatatttaaatatcaagcAGGAGAAGATAATGAAATTGATGCTCAAGCATCTACTTTAGATGATATTAGTTTTTATGAAGGTGTATCACCAATGGCAAAGGCTGTAAAACTTGCTACAATGGCCTCTAGATGGTGTCCAACTTATCAGGGATGCAAACTCTCAGAACTTACATTAGATCACATAACTTTGAGCGAAATTTTGAGACAACATTTATTAAGTTCTGGAGGACGTATAAGCGAAGCGGCTTCTAAATGGCGGTATTCTCAAAAGg GTGGCTATACAAATTTTGACGAACCAGCGCTTCTTTTGAGAATGAATGATAGTTACATTTTGCGATTATTAGGTCATCGAAATGTCTGCGAACTTGATTTAGATGACAAAATAAAGATTGTCACATGTCTGATTAATCAGTTGCTTACTTTTGCATCAATACGTGACGCAATTGAAGAGCGATATGATAAATTACATCAAGCAAGGAGAGAATTAAAGTTGTTTCTACTTGCTGAACAAAAAaaggagaaggaagaaaaagaaaagatgcgAGAACgcgagaaagaaggaaaagtcGAGGAAGAAGagccaaaattaaaaaagataacgcGTGGCAATTAtgaggaagaaaagaaaaaggaagaatatGAAAACAAACTGAAAGAATTGCAGCAAGCATCGAGAGACGACAAGATGATGCTTTACCTAGGTTCTGATAGAGCTCATCGAAGATATTGGagatttatatctatatcag GATTATTTGTAGAAAATGATGAACGCTGGCCTGGAAGCTGTCTTCCTGAGGGCACTCCACACCATCCAGAATTGCAAGATAAAGAGGCAACGTACgcatatctaaaaaataaatttgaggATGAGTTCAGCGACAAAGAGAACAGtttcaaaaaatcaaaaaaatcgCCTAAGAAACTTTTATCCTTGGATAAAAACGGGGTTAAGTCGCCACGCAAGGAAACAAATAttcgaaaagaatttaaacaaGATCTCACTAACATTAAAAAGAGTTTAGTGTTGTGTACAGGAGATAAAGACTGTCCTGTTCATTGTAAGAGATCGCAGGTTACCTGGAGTTTCTATGGAAATCAGGAAGATATACAAGCGTTAATAGATAATTTGAGCACTAGAGGTGTCAGGGAGAGTGAACTTAGAAATAATCTTTTGCAAGAGATGGATAATTTGCTCCTTGTTATCAACGACTGtcctaaatataaattaaatcctGAGACt TTTTCAGAGACCAATAAAGGACAAGTCAATAAGACaactaaaaagaataaatatgaaaacgcGAATTTGAATTTTCCTGCCGATGTGGTGATTGATGATGTAATGGAAATGACGTTGAGAGATCATATTTTAGACTTTGAAGACAAAATTAATGCAGGTTGTTTAGGATTTCTTAAGATTATCGATCGTGCTGTTTGGAGAAATGCAATCAATcagaaaaattatgacaaacAATGTGATAAACTAATGTGTGCCGGTAGTGAGATAGACATAGATATATCACCCTCTAATACATTGATAGACAAGATAAAGAACGAATCTAAACACAGTAGACCCGGTACTCCCGATTCCGAGGTCGGAAGTATTAGCATAAAGACTTACAGAGATCCAGGAATGTACTTAGATTTACCCAGCGAAGATGAAATGGCGATCGATCAAAGGCAACAAATGGCTATCAAGCAGATGGCTTGCGCTATTTTGCAGTTGTCCCATGCTATAGAACAGAGATACTTGCAGAGACCACTTGGGCCCGATCAGAAGGACAAGAAATGGTCGGGTGAAGAAGTTCGGGAGAGATGGGAACAGTCGTTGATAGCGTCGACCAATTGGTCTCAGTTGTTCGTTCATTTAAGTACTTTGCACAATAGTGTCGCGTGGGACAGAAGCGCGTTGAACGCCCAATGTCGTATATGTCGAAGGCGTAGAGACGCGGAGAACATGTTGCTTTGTGACGGATGCAACAGAGGACATCATCTCTATTGTCTAAAACCGAaacttaat gcTGTACCGGCAGGAGATTGGTTTTGTACAGGGTGCAGACCGCCAGAGGTAAAACTCAAGGAAAAAGCTCAAAAGCGGAAAAGATTCGAGGATGAGATCGAGGACGAAGTAATACTAACCAAAGAGACGCGACACAATCGCGCGAAGCGCATACCTCACAGCGACGATGAGAATGATCAAGAAGACGATCAAGACGACGAAGACAGCGAGGAAGATgt AAGCGTACGAGTAGAAAACTTATGTGCATCATGTAAAAGTGGTGGAAAACTGATCTCCTGCGACACATGTCCAAATCATTATCACTTAGAATGTGTAGAACCGCCACTGACGAGGGCTCCTAGGGGAAGATGGTCGTGTTTTAAATGCAAGCCTAAAAGAAGGATCGCGACAAAAG ATAGCAGTACATCGGATGATACCGAACCAAGGCAAACGCGACGTGCGACGAAAAGGGCCGCCGAAATTGAACACGAGGAAGATAAAAATTCAGTAAAGGGATCCATGGCTAGACTGCAAGAATTATTGACCGACATTAGGCATCATAGAGATTCATGGCCATTTTTGTCACCTGTCACGAAGGACGAGGTCCCAGATTATCACGATATCATTTCTAATCCGATGGATTTTGGAACGATCAAATACAAACTCGGTAATGGCGATTACGAGACGCTAGATCAATTCTTCAGTGATTGCCAGTTGATTTTTGAAAACTGCAGATTATACAACAAGGAGCATAGTTCTGTCTATAA ttACGTGTACAGTGCAGGTACGCGATTACGCAAGTACTTTGAAAAACGCTGCAAGGAATTAGGCTTGAATTTCGACGAACTTTTCCAAGAACCTAAGATTAAAAAGGCAAGATTTGACGATGCTGAAGAAAATTGTACATCGGATAGCGATGGGGAAGCGCAGAAGAGGagatag